A window from Mya arenaria isolate MELC-2E11 chromosome 9, ASM2691426v1 encodes these proteins:
- the LOC128203615 gene encoding leucine-rich repeat-containing protein 34-like isoform X2, with the protein MSDIHSTTFRYEAVCQELGVPQNPYFLKMFEKEKEETIFDIRDNMHLYLAGNNKLLTDKRLDDKDCEVLYKLLQNNVFVTSLDLRYNNITDEGVKFIAKLLEENAVIEEINLMCNDFGKDGAEVLARALHKNTGLRCLRLNGNKIGNRGGMYLAQMLQINTTLQALDIADTDLTTESVIAVATVLNNNRTLKSLNMNRPILFTEQEECTVHFAKMLKVNTTLEELHLQKFEIRDFGATRLAENLMENLSLQYLDLSCNRITRDGVKELSKVLKRNTGIRHLNLSFNRLEDDGAIHVAEAIATYNTTLEILDVRTNNITGKGLCALSDALKMNATLNKIFIWGNVLEETAAIAFANLLDSGRLQKESTDVQPYLVDGKTILSELNHSEQRHYYYAPSYGADVPSWQPRGKNPRGSDVKAYSNSGREIMAM; encoded by the exons TGATATCCGAGACAACATGCACCTGTATCTGGCCGGAAACAACAAGCTTCTGACAGACAAGCGTCTCGATGACAAAGACTGTGAGGTCCTGTACAAGCTTCTGCAAAACAACGTGTTTGTCACGAGTCTTGACCTTCGCTACAACAACATCACCGATGAGGGGGTCAAGTTCATCGCTAAGCTGTTGGAg GAGAACGCAGTCATTGAAGAAATCAACCTGATGTGCAATGACTTTGGCAAAGATGGTGCTGAGGTTCTCGCGAGGGCTTTACAT AAGAACACAGGTCTTCGTTGCCTGCGATTGAATGGGAACAAGATTGGGAACAGGGGAGGAATGTACCTGGCTCAGATGTTACAGATAAACACTACGCTACAGGCCCTAGACATTGCGGACACTGACCTT ACCACAGAGAGTGTTATCGCCGTGGCAACAGTTCTGAACAATAACAGGACCCTGAAATCCCTCAACATGAACCGACCCATTCTCTTCACAGAGCAAGAGGAGTGTACTGTACACTTTGCTAAGATGCTCAAG GTCAACACAACACTTGAAGAGCTCCACCTACAGAAGTTTGAGATACGGGACTTTGGGGCCACAAGACTGGCAGAAAACCTCATGGAGAACCTCTCCCTGCAATACCTGGACCTTAGTTG CAACAGAATAACAAGAGATGGTGTTAAGGAGCTGTCGAAGGTGTTGAAGCGAAACACTGGCATTCGTCACCTCAATCTGAGTTTTAACCGACTGGAGGATGACGGAGCCATACACGTGGCTGAGGCAATTGCTACGTACAACACCACACTGGAAAT CCTGGATGTGAGAACCAATAACATCACTGGAAAGGGCCTGTGTGCCTTGTCTGATGCATTGAAGATGAATGCCACTCTCAACAAAATCTTCATCTGGGGAAATGTTCTTGAAGAAACTGCTGCTATT GCCTTTGCTAACCTGCTGGACAGTGGGCGACTCCAGAAAGAAAGCACAGACGTTCAGCCTTACCTCGTAGACGGAAAAACCATCCTCAGCGAGCTCAACCACAGTGAACAGAGACATTATTACTACGCTCCGAGTTATGGGGCTGACGTTCCTAGCTGGCAGCCAAGGGGGAAAAATCCACGAGGATCAGACGTGAAAGCCTACAGTAATTCAGGAAGGGAGATCATGGCAATGTGA
- the LOC128203615 gene encoding leucine-rich repeat-containing protein 34-like isoform X1, whose protein sequence is MSDIHSTTFRYEAVCQELGVPQNPYFLKMFEKEKEETILRSKTGDIRDNMHLYLAGNNKLLTDKRLDDKDCEVLYKLLQNNVFVTSLDLRYNNITDEGVKFIAKLLEENAVIEEINLMCNDFGKDGAEVLARALHKNTGLRCLRLNGNKIGNRGGMYLAQMLQINTTLQALDIADTDLTTESVIAVATVLNNNRTLKSLNMNRPILFTEQEECTVHFAKMLKVNTTLEELHLQKFEIRDFGATRLAENLMENLSLQYLDLSCNRITRDGVKELSKVLKRNTGIRHLNLSFNRLEDDGAIHVAEAIATYNTTLEILDVRTNNITGKGLCALSDALKMNATLNKIFIWGNVLEETAAIAFANLLDSGRLQKESTDVQPYLVDGKTILSELNHSEQRHYYYAPSYGADVPSWQPRGKNPRGSDVKAYSNSGREIMAM, encoded by the exons TGATATCCGAGACAACATGCACCTGTATCTGGCCGGAAACAACAAGCTTCTGACAGACAAGCGTCTCGATGACAAAGACTGTGAGGTCCTGTACAAGCTTCTGCAAAACAACGTGTTTGTCACGAGTCTTGACCTTCGCTACAACAACATCACCGATGAGGGGGTCAAGTTCATCGCTAAGCTGTTGGAg GAGAACGCAGTCATTGAAGAAATCAACCTGATGTGCAATGACTTTGGCAAAGATGGTGCTGAGGTTCTCGCGAGGGCTTTACAT AAGAACACAGGTCTTCGTTGCCTGCGATTGAATGGGAACAAGATTGGGAACAGGGGAGGAATGTACCTGGCTCAGATGTTACAGATAAACACTACGCTACAGGCCCTAGACATTGCGGACACTGACCTT ACCACAGAGAGTGTTATCGCCGTGGCAACAGTTCTGAACAATAACAGGACCCTGAAATCCCTCAACATGAACCGACCCATTCTCTTCACAGAGCAAGAGGAGTGTACTGTACACTTTGCTAAGATGCTCAAG GTCAACACAACACTTGAAGAGCTCCACCTACAGAAGTTTGAGATACGGGACTTTGGGGCCACAAGACTGGCAGAAAACCTCATGGAGAACCTCTCCCTGCAATACCTGGACCTTAGTTG CAACAGAATAACAAGAGATGGTGTTAAGGAGCTGTCGAAGGTGTTGAAGCGAAACACTGGCATTCGTCACCTCAATCTGAGTTTTAACCGACTGGAGGATGACGGAGCCATACACGTGGCTGAGGCAATTGCTACGTACAACACCACACTGGAAAT CCTGGATGTGAGAACCAATAACATCACTGGAAAGGGCCTGTGTGCCTTGTCTGATGCATTGAAGATGAATGCCACTCTCAACAAAATCTTCATCTGGGGAAATGTTCTTGAAGAAACTGCTGCTATT GCCTTTGCTAACCTGCTGGACAGTGGGCGACTCCAGAAAGAAAGCACAGACGTTCAGCCTTACCTCGTAGACGGAAAAACCATCCTCAGCGAGCTCAACCACAGTGAACAGAGACATTATTACTACGCTCCGAGTTATGGGGCTGACGTTCCTAGCTGGCAGCCAAGGGGGAAAAATCCACGAGGATCAGACGTGAAAGCCTACAGTAATTCAGGAAGGGAGATCATGGCAATGTGA